The proteins below are encoded in one region of Oreochromis niloticus isolate F11D_XX linkage group LG6, O_niloticus_UMD_NMBU, whole genome shotgun sequence:
- the LOC109202621 gene encoding uncharacterized protein LOC109202621 isoform X2, producing the protein MLLGRGDDGRLLHFWISGGSDKEDSWKPTTDQATLVNSLSRFHFVKNQSSGSYDLLIINISYSDEGLYYCGIGKRKVEQTSVINLKYIYRYGSIFTRILINSSNQHYSTSTSTDCLTTPDCSMCWKLLFILCPASSVFSSFLVSLLVHHICQKKVDQPKPEMSGKARRNQDEDVFYATVKTGQATQRPKKKMTYSSEFCTYSAINTSKL; encoded by the exons ATGCTCCTAGGCAGAGGAGATGATGG GAGGTTATTGCATTTCTGGATCAGTGGTGGATCTGACA AAGAGGATTCGTGGAAACCCACCACTGATCAAGCAACTTTGGTGAATTCGCTATCTCGGTTCCACTTTGTAAAGAACCAGTCGTCTGGATCCTATGATCTGCTGATCATAAATATTTCTTATTCTGATGAGGGCCTCTACTACTGTGGAATTGGGAAGCGCAAGGTGGAACAGACTTCAGTAATCAATCTCAAATATATTTACAGATATGGGAGCATTTTCACAAGGATCCTAATTA ATTCGAGTAACCAACACTACTCAACTTCAACTTCAACCGATTGCCTGACTACACCAGACTGTAGCATGTGTTGGAAACTGCTATTCATCCTGTGTCCGGCATCGtctgttttctcctcttttcttgTCTCTCTTCTTGTTCATCACATCTGCCAGAAAAAAG TTGATCAGCCCAAACCTGAAATGAGTGGAAAAGCAAGGAGAAATCAG GATGAAGATGTGTTTTACGCCACAGTGAAAACCGGTCAAGCAACACAAAGACCAAAGAAGAAGATGACCTATAGTTCTGAATTCTGCACATATTCTGCCATCAATACCTCTAAACTTTAG
- the LOC109202621 gene encoding uncharacterized protein LOC109202621 isoform X1, giving the protein MMGGYCISGSVVDLTVRSGDNITLYCNCKTSSKEFLVWYRNCTHENQPSLVLKLEEDSWKPTTDQATLVNSLSRFHFVKNQSSGSYDLLIINISYSDEGLYYCGIGKRKVEQTSVINLKYIYRYGSIFTRILINSSNQHYSTSTSTDCLTTPDCSMCWKLLFILCPASSVFSSFLVSLLVHHICQKKVDQPKPEMSGKARRNQDEDVFYATVKTGQATQRPKKKMTYSSEFCTYSAINTSKL; this is encoded by the exons ATGATGG GAGGTTATTGCATTTCTGGATCAGTGGTGGATCTGACAGTGAGATCAGGAGACAATATTACTCTGTACTGTAACTGTAAAACATCAAGTAAGGAATTTCTTGTGTGGTACAGAAACTGCACCCATGAAAATCAACCTTCTCTTGTTCTAAAACTAGAAGAGGATTCGTGGAAACCCACCACTGATCAAGCAACTTTGGTGAATTCGCTATCTCGGTTCCACTTTGTAAAGAACCAGTCGTCTGGATCCTATGATCTGCTGATCATAAATATTTCTTATTCTGATGAGGGCCTCTACTACTGTGGAATTGGGAAGCGCAAGGTGGAACAGACTTCAGTAATCAATCTCAAATATATTTACAGATATGGGAGCATTTTCACAAGGATCCTAATTA ATTCGAGTAACCAACACTACTCAACTTCAACTTCAACCGATTGCCTGACTACACCAGACTGTAGCATGTGTTGGAAACTGCTATTCATCCTGTGTCCGGCATCGtctgttttctcctcttttcttgTCTCTCTTCTTGTTCATCACATCTGCCAGAAAAAAG TTGATCAGCCCAAACCTGAAATGAGTGGAAAAGCAAGGAGAAATCAG GATGAAGATGTGTTTTACGCCACAGTGAAAACCGGTCAAGCAACACAAAGACCAAAGAAGAAGATGACCTATAGTTCTGAATTCTGCACATATTCTGCCATCAATACCTCTAAACTTTAG
- the LOC102078407 gene encoding uncharacterized protein LOC102078407 isoform X1 has product MHRATWRPHTNAGPVGALFSSHNLTSGTVLEMMVRPGENITLYCDCKTSTGEYIVWYRNCSHEKQPSLVLTTKFEQRQYKPGIDYQNLLNPFPNFHLVKNYSSQSYDLLITNITFSDEGFYYCGTEQSKVKEKETINLECLYRYGNLTTKILLHPSEPQTTQKHCGTCWMLLFSLCLAFVALSSLLSSLLIYYHHKTANKPPADEKRYEGRDQIRRNQNEDVCYAALEIQPASQRPKKRIAQSSDFSAHSTIDSFHM; this is encoded by the exons ATGCACAGAGCAACTTGGAGGCCTCACACTAATGCAG GTCCCGTAGGAGCTTTATTTTCCAGCCACAATTTGACCAGTGGGACAGTGTTGGAGATGATGGTCAGACCAGGAGAAAACATAACTCTCTACTGTGACTGTAAAACTTCAACTGGAGAATATATAGTGTGGTACAGGAATTGCTCTCACGAGAAACAACCTTCTCTTGTtctaacaacaaagtttgagcAAAGACAATATAAACCCGGTATTGATTACCAAAACCTTCTGAATCCATTCCCTAATTTCCATCTTGTGAAAAATTATTCCTCTCAATCGTATGACCTGCTGATCACAAACATCACTTTTTCGGATGAGGGCTTCTACTACTGTGGAACTGAACAGTCTAAggtgaaggaaaaagaaactaTTAATCTTGAATGCCTATATAGATATGGAAACCTCACCACAAAGATCCTACTTC acCCCAGTGAGCCTCAAACCACTCAAAAACACTGTGGTACATGTTGGATGCTactcttctctctgtgtctaGCTTTTGTGGCCCTCTCATCCCTGCTATCTTCTCTTTTGATATATTACCATCACAAGACAG CTAACAAACCTCCGGCTGATGAGAAAAGATATGAGGGCAGAGACCAGATAAGAAGAAATCAg AATGAAGATGTGTGTTATGCAGCACTGGAAATCCAGCCAGCATCCCAGAGACCAAAGAAGAGGATCGCCCAGAGTTCAGATTTCAGTGCCCACTCTACCATTGATAGTTTTCACATGTAA
- the LOC102078407 gene encoding uncharacterized protein LOC102078407 isoform X2 — protein sequence MDMIHVFLIVLFGPVGALFSSHNLTSGTVLEMMVRPGENITLYCDCKTSTGEYIVWYRNCSHEKQPSLVLTTKFEQRQYKPGIDYQNLLNPFPNFHLVKNYSSQSYDLLITNITFSDEGFYYCGTEQSKVKEKETINLECLYRYGNLTTKILLHPSEPQTTQKHCGTCWMLLFSLCLAFVALSSLLSSLLIYYHHKTANKPPADEKRYEGRDQIRRNQNEDVCYAALEIQPASQRPKKRIAQSSDFSAHSTIDSFHM from the exons ATGGATATGATTCATGTTTTTCTCATTGTTCTTTTTG GTCCCGTAGGAGCTTTATTTTCCAGCCACAATTTGACCAGTGGGACAGTGTTGGAGATGATGGTCAGACCAGGAGAAAACATAACTCTCTACTGTGACTGTAAAACTTCAACTGGAGAATATATAGTGTGGTACAGGAATTGCTCTCACGAGAAACAACCTTCTCTTGTtctaacaacaaagtttgagcAAAGACAATATAAACCCGGTATTGATTACCAAAACCTTCTGAATCCATTCCCTAATTTCCATCTTGTGAAAAATTATTCCTCTCAATCGTATGACCTGCTGATCACAAACATCACTTTTTCGGATGAGGGCTTCTACTACTGTGGAACTGAACAGTCTAAggtgaaggaaaaagaaactaTTAATCTTGAATGCCTATATAGATATGGAAACCTCACCACAAAGATCCTACTTC acCCCAGTGAGCCTCAAACCACTCAAAAACACTGTGGTACATGTTGGATGCTactcttctctctgtgtctaGCTTTTGTGGCCCTCTCATCCCTGCTATCTTCTCTTTTGATATATTACCATCACAAGACAG CTAACAAACCTCCGGCTGATGAGAAAAGATATGAGGGCAGAGACCAGATAAGAAGAAATCAg AATGAAGATGTGTGTTATGCAGCACTGGAAATCCAGCCAGCATCCCAGAGACCAAAGAAGAGGATCGCCCAGAGTTCAGATTTCAGTGCCCACTCTACCATTGATAGTTTTCACATGTAA
- the LOC102078407 gene encoding uncharacterized protein LOC102078407 isoform X3, whose product MMVRPGENITLYCDCKTSTGEYIVWYRNCSHEKQPSLVLTTKFEQRQYKPGIDYQNLLNPFPNFHLVKNYSSQSYDLLITNITFSDEGFYYCGTEQSKVKEKETINLECLYRYGNLTTKILLHPSEPQTTQKHCGTCWMLLFSLCLAFVALSSLLSSLLIYYHHKTANKPPADEKRYEGRDQIRRNQNEDVCYAALEIQPASQRPKKRIAQSSDFSAHSTIDSFHM is encoded by the exons ATGATGGTCAGACCAGGAGAAAACATAACTCTCTACTGTGACTGTAAAACTTCAACTGGAGAATATATAGTGTGGTACAGGAATTGCTCTCACGAGAAACAACCTTCTCTTGTtctaacaacaaagtttgagcAAAGACAATATAAACCCGGTATTGATTACCAAAACCTTCTGAATCCATTCCCTAATTTCCATCTTGTGAAAAATTATTCCTCTCAATCGTATGACCTGCTGATCACAAACATCACTTTTTCGGATGAGGGCTTCTACTACTGTGGAACTGAACAGTCTAAggtgaaggaaaaagaaactaTTAATCTTGAATGCCTATATAGATATGGAAACCTCACCACAAAGATCCTACTTC acCCCAGTGAGCCTCAAACCACTCAAAAACACTGTGGTACATGTTGGATGCTactcttctctctgtgtctaGCTTTTGTGGCCCTCTCATCCCTGCTATCTTCTCTTTTGATATATTACCATCACAAGACAG CTAACAAACCTCCGGCTGATGAGAAAAGATATGAGGGCAGAGACCAGATAAGAAGAAATCAg AATGAAGATGTGTGTTATGCAGCACTGGAAATCCAGCCAGCATCCCAGAGACCAAAGAAGAGGATCGCCCAGAGTTCAGATTTCAGTGCCCACTCTACCATTGATAGTTTTCACATGTAA